The genomic interval CAACGCCCTGACAGACGATCACCATCCTTGCCAGGGTCTTGCAGACCTCATGACCATCCGGGAGCATCTCGGCAGGCTCGAGGGTGTACGCTTCGCCTACGTTGGTGACGGCAACAACATGGCGAACACCTACCTTCTCGGCGGAGCGCTCGCGGGCATGTCGGTCGCCATTGCGACTCCAGAGGGCTACGAGCCTCCGGTTGCCGTCGTGGAGCAGGCGAAGGCGATCGCCGAGCGCACCGGCGCCACGATCACTCTGGGGAACGACCCCGCGACCGCGGTGGCGAGGGCGGATGTGGTTGTGACCGACACATGGGCATCCATGGGCCAGGAGGCCGAACACCTTGCCCGTCTCGGCGTATTCGAGCCGTTCAGGGTTGACGAGGCGCTGATGGCACAGGCGCCGGATGCGATCTTCATGCACTGCCTGCCGGCACATCGCGGCGAGGAGGTCGTCGACGAAGTGATCGATGCAGCATACTCGGTTGTCTACGATGAAGCTGAGAACAGGCTGCATGCCCAGAAGGCTCTGCTCTCGCTCGTCTTAGGCTAAGGTCAGCACGACGTCAAAGGGAATGGCACACATGAGAAAAAGAATCGAACGACAGGACGCCATTCGTCGCATCGTCCGCGCAGAGCGCGTGAAGACGCAGCGCACGCTGGTGGATATGCTGAGGGAGCAAGGCTACGTGTGCACGCAGGCCACGGTTTCGCGTGACATCACCGAGATGTCTTT from Coriobacteriia bacterium carries:
- the argF gene encoding ornithine carbamoyltransferase, which codes for MDTPLRGRDLLSLGDLSPADLARILDAADAQKRTWAIGSRPMPLVGKSVALIFQKPSMRTRVSFEVACARLGAHPVVMSGPDGAFSRGESVRDTTKVLERYCDAIVIRTFSQAMVEEIAEHASVPVINALTDDHHPCQGLADLMTIREHLGRLEGVRFAYVGDGNNMANTYLLGGALAGMSVAIATPEGYEPPVAVVEQAKAIAERTGATITLGNDPATAVARADVVVTDTWASMGQEAEHLARLGVFEPFRVDEALMAQAPDAIFMHCLPAHRGEEVVDEVIDAAYSVVYDEAENRLHAQKALLSLVLG